The DNA sequence CTTAAAACGCGTCACAATGAGGTGGCTCCCAGCCAATTCGAGTGCGCTCCGCAATTCGAGCCGTTGAATGTCGCAGTAGACCACGGAATGCTGGTGATGGACTTGATCGACAGGGTAGCGGAAAAACACAACCTTGCGCCACTCCTCCATGAAAAGCCATTCGCAGGAATCAATGGATCTGGCAAGCACAACAACTGGTCCCTCATGACCGATACCGGGAAGAATCTACTCTCTCCGGATGTCGATCCTGAAGGCAATCTAATGTTCCTGTCCATGTTTGTGACTGTCATCAAGGCCGTTCACGACTACGCCGACGTCCTGAGAGCCAGCATTGCTTCTGCGGGAAATGACCACCGCCTAGGAGCCAATGAAGCACCTCCTGCTATCATTTCTGTTTTCGTAGGGAGTAAGCTCTCCAAAATCCTCGACGATATCGAGAATCCTCCACGGAGAAAGCGCAATGAGAATGTCTCCGATTTGATGCATCTGGGGATCGCAGAGATTCCCGAGTTGCTCAAGGACAATACAGACCGAAATCGTACCTCTCCATTTGCCTTCACAGGGAATAAGTTCGAATTCCGCGCGGTGGGAAGTTCCGCCAATAGTTCGTCTGCCATGACGGTCCTGAACGCCATCGTCGCGAATACCCTGACCTTATTCACCAAGAAGGTCGAATCCAAAATCAAGCGCGGGAGAAAGCGCGATGCAGCCGTTCTAGACGTGATCAAGGAGTTCATCACCGAAAGTAAATCCATCCGATTCGAAGGAGATGGCTACAGTGAAGATTGGCGCAAAGAGGCTGAAAAGCGAGGACTTTCCAATGCCCCCAAAACGGCCCATGCACTGGAGGCATTCTTGTCCAAGCAAGCCAAAGAGGCCCTGGTCGAAACGGGAATTTTCACTCAGCAAGAGCTCCATGCACGCTACGAGGTCCTGATGGAGAACTACCTCACCAAGGTCAAGATCGAAGCTGACATGATCCGTGAATTGTCCTTGACCTCTGTAGTGCCTTCCGCGACAAGATATCAGGGAGAATTGATTGATATCCTCAAAAACGGCAAAGATGCTGGATTGAAAAAAGGCGCGTTGTCTGCACAGACGGACTTGGCCAATGAGATCGGAGAGTGCATCAAGGACATCTGGGAACTCAATGAGCAGATGGCCAAAACCCGCAGCAAACTCTCCAAGTTGGGTTCTATCCGAGATGAGGGAATCGGATTCTCCGAGAAGGTTCTCCCCTATTTCGATCAGATTCGTGCCCAAGTGGATAAATTGGAAGGGCTGGTTCCAGATGAATGCTGGCCGCTCCCCAAATACCGCGAAATGCTATTTGTGCACTAATTTCGGCGATTTCAACCCCACAGCAGGCGATGTCATCCTTGGCATCGCCTGTTCCGTATAACATCGGATGAAAAGGCCCGCATGTTTTTTTCGTCTTTAGGTGCTAATTTCGCCTCAATCTCAATCTATTTATGAAAATCATCATCGCCGGTGCCGGAGAAGTAGGGTTTCATGTTGCTCGGATGCTTTCCAACGAGGATCATGATATTGTCCTGATCGACAAAGACCCCGAACGTCTGGGACACGCTGAATCCCATATCGACGTCTCTGTTTTGCGGGGAGACGCACTGTCCATTTCCTTGCTCGAAACCGCTGGAGTGGATGAAGCGGACCTATTCATTGCCGCGACCTCTTCCGAGGAAACCAATATCACCACTTCTATCATCGCCAAGAACCTTGGTGTCAAGCGTACCATCACACGCTTGAGTAATCCAGAGTTCAAATCTCGGAGCGACAAGCTCGATTTGGCCAAAATCGGCATCGATTCCATGGTGATGCCTGAGTCATTGGCGGCCAAGGAGCTAAAGCAATTGATCGAAAATCCTGCATTGACCGAAGCCTTCGAATTTGGAGATGGCAAAGTGGTCATGACAGGGATCGTCATCGAAAAAGATGCGCAACTGGTCGGCAAAAACTTGATTGAAGCTGCCCAGATCAATCCCAAGATGGATTTTACCGCGGTGGCCATTCAGCGCAACGGAAAGACGCTGATTCCCCGTGGAGATACCACCTTCAAGGCGGACGACCATGCATACTTCATCGTCCACCACGAATGCCTCGAAAGCTTGACCAAGCTGGCAGGCAAAGAGGAAGTGGAAATCAAAAATATCATGGTGCTCGGAGGAGGCTTGATCGGCAAGCAGTTCGCCAAGCATGTACAGGATGAATACAAACTGACGCTGATCGAAGGCAATAAGGAAAAGTGCTTCGACTTGGCCGATGAACTCCACCAGACCATGGTGGTTCATGGCGATGGCAGCAACGTGGAATTCTTGGAGGAAACCGGGATCGAGGAAATGGACGCTTTCGTGGCGGTGACCGGCAACTCAGAGACCAATATCATCTCCTGTCTTGTCGCCAAAAACCACGGCGTGAAACGGACCATCGCCTTGGTGGAAAATATCGACTACATCAGCTTGTCTCAGGATATCGGTATCGACACCCTGATCAACAAGAAGATGATCACCATTAACAACATCTTCCGCCATGTCCGTCAAGGAGATGTCGAGGCATTGACGAGCTTGCACGGCGTACAATCGGAATTGCTGGAATTCCATGTCCGCAATACCTGTAAGATCCTCAACACGCCGATCAAGAAATTGTCCTTCCCCCGAGAAGCGATTATCGCTGCCGTAATTCGCAATGGAGACAGCTTCATCGCAAACGGGAATACCGAAATCGAGGAAGGCGACCGTGTGGTAGTCTTCACAATGCCGAAAGCCGTCCACAAAGTCGAGGCATTCTTCAAGTAGAATCTGCTGAAGACACATAAAATTGGCCGGCCCTTGACTTAGGGGTCGGCCTTTCTATTGAGTAAAGCAGAATAAAGTTTCCCTTTGGACCGTGAGCACCTATTGTCAGGCCTGAATGTCTTCGAGAGAAAAGAATTTCATTCTCGTTGAGAATACGGATTTACTCGAAAAGTTCAGTATGTTGGGATATGAAAATCACAGAGCAGCTCACGAAGCAATTGGCTGAATTCCTTTCAGCAGGAAATATCTGTTACATTCACAGGCAAACGGGCGAGGTAAAATATTTCCCCGATACGGGAGGATACGACCTTGCTGACATCGATGAAGAACTCGCAGAAGAATTCAAGGAAGTAGAGCAAGAGATCGACCAATACCATGAATTGAAGCCTATGCCTTCACGGGACAGTTTCAAGATCATGGAAGGATTTGCCGAAACCCTGCCAGGGGGAGAACTCAAATCGGCGCTTGAGCAAGCGCTTTCCAATCGAAAGCCATTTGCCCATTTCAAAGCCCTCATCGATCATTCTCCCATGCGTCAGGAGTGGTTTGATTTCAAGGAAAAAGCCGAATTGGAATGGGTGGCGGATGAGCTGAAATGGCTTCATGAAGAGGACTAGCACTTTTCCCGAGGTCACAAGTATTCATTCTCCATGAAAGTTATTTACCTCCTCACCTGTCCGAATGGCAAAATCTACATTGGGAAGGATTTGACAAAGAGCATAAACTATTTTGGGAGCGTAGATAGTCGTCTGATCGATCAAGATTTCACAAAAGAAGAGCGATCGAATTTTACGATCCGTGAGCAAATCATTTGAGAATCGGCACACAAGAAAGCGGTCAATCAGAAGGAAATAGCGTTCATCCGAGCAAATCAGTCAAACCACCCACAGATTGGACATCACCGATTTCCCCACTTCCGGAGCCTTGGAAATTGAGACCAAAACCAATCGCCTATCCATCACTTAGACGGATAGGCGATTTCTTGTAAGCAGACAGATTTGGCGGGCTACTCCACGAAATGCTGCTTCCGAACGAGCTCCATGATCTTGGTCAATTCCTCCACATCCAGTTGGGTGAAATCATCCAATTGATCGCTGTCCACATCCAGTACCAGCTGCGTAGTTCCCTCTGCAACAACCGGAATCACCACCTCTGATTGCGAGGCGCTGGAACAAGCGATATGCCCGGGAAATTCATTCACATTGGGAACGAGTTGGGCTTCTTGGGTCAATGCCGCTGCACCGCAAACCCCTTTTGAGAAGGGAATCCGCGTACAAGCCAACGGCCCTTGAAAAGGCCCCAGCACAAGCTCGTCTTTGCCTTCCACCTTGGTGTAAAATCCCACCCAGAAGAATCCGAATGCCTCCCTGAGCATTGCCGCGATGTTGGCGAGATTGGCCACCAGATGGGTTTCTCCCATCACCACGCTTTCAATCTGAGGAAAAAGCTCCTGATAGGTTTGTTCCCGGGTAGCACCGGGGGTCAGCAAAATCGATTCTGCCATGATCAAGTAGTTTGGTTTGTGATGATTGTCAGTCTTTGAACACGAGTGCCAATGCCTCTGCGCAACGATATCCGTCCATTGCAGCGGACATGATCCCGCCCGCATATCCAGCGCCCTCTCCACAAGGATACAAGCCTTCGATGGCTGGATGTGTCAACGTTTCCCGAGATCTGGGAATCCGCACAGGTGAGGAAGTCCGGGACTCCACTCCTACCACGACGGCATCATTGGTGAGATAGCCTTTCATTCGGCGGCCCATCTGGCGGAATCCATGCTGAAGCCTTTCGCGCACGAAACTCGGCAACACTTCTCCCAAGTCCACGGGAACGATGCCCGGAAGATACGAGCAATCAGGCAGGTTGTTCGAGACCTTGCCCTGCACAAAATCCATCATCCTCGCTGCCGGGGCTTTTTGCAGGCCGCCGCCAATTTGATACGCCTGTTGCTCGATCGCTCTTTGGAATTCCATCCCTGCCAGTGGAGAGTCTCCGAATTGCGCAAAGTCCTTGAGTTCCAGCTCGACCACCATTCCGGAGTTGGCAAATGGAGAGTTCCGCTTGGAAGGAGACCATCCATTTACCACGATTTCATCATCTTCGGTGGCAGCAGGACAGATGATTCCTCCCGGACACATGCAGAATGAATACACCCCCCGATCGGCCACCTGATGCACAATGGAGTAGGAAGCCGCAGGCAAATTTTCATCCCGTGGTCCTTCGCAGTGGTATTGGATGGAATCAATCAAAGGCTGCGGATGCTCAATCCGTACGCCCAATGCATAAGGTTTGGCTTCAATCTCGATCCCGCGGGCATCCAGCAATCTAAAAATATCCCTGGCCGAATGTCCGGTTGCGAGAATCACGTGCTTGGTGTCGATACGCTCGGACCCATTCAGTTCGATCCCGGTCAATTCTCCCCGATCGACGAAGAAATCCGTCAATTTG is a window from the Pontibacter sp. G13 genome containing:
- a CDS encoding glutamine synthetase III; translated protein: MMNPRFQALQEIQTREWRAPMDKTRRPSEIFAENVFTKKRMKHYLSKEEYLALKECIEEGRTLDRKIADPVANAIKAWAMDRGATHYTHWFQPLTGRTAEKHDSFLNLSDDEAIDSFSGTELAQQEPDASSFPSGGLRRTFEARGYTAWDCSSPVFIYESDYGKTLCIPTIFVSYTGEALDFKIPLLKSMALIDKAAVGLVKIFEEDASRVVPTLGIEQEYFLIDRAYFNLRPDLILTGRTVFGQDPARGQQLDDHYFGSIPQRAFAFMNELERECHKVGIPLKTRHNEVAPSQFECAPQFEPLNVAVDHGMLVMDLIDRVAEKHNLAPLLHEKPFAGINGSGKHNNWSLMTDTGKNLLSPDVDPEGNLMFLSMFVTVIKAVHDYADVLRASIASAGNDHRLGANEAPPAIISVFVGSKLSKILDDIENPPRRKRNENVSDLMHLGIAEIPELLKDNTDRNRTSPFAFTGNKFEFRAVGSSANSSSAMTVLNAIVANTLTLFTKKVESKIKRGRKRDAAVLDVIKEFITESKSIRFEGDGYSEDWRKEAEKRGLSNAPKTAHALEAFLSKQAKEALVETGIFTQQELHARYEVLMENYLTKVKIEADMIRELSLTSVVPSATRYQGELIDILKNGKDAGLKKGALSAQTDLANEIGECIKDIWELNEQMAKTRSKLSKLGSIRDEGIGFSEKVLPYFDQIRAQVDKLEGLVPDECWPLPKYREMLFVH
- the trkA gene encoding Trk system potassium transporter TrkA; amino-acid sequence: MKIIIAGAGEVGFHVARMLSNEDHDIVLIDKDPERLGHAESHIDVSVLRGDALSISLLETAGVDEADLFIAATSSEETNITTSIIAKNLGVKRTITRLSNPEFKSRSDKLDLAKIGIDSMVMPESLAAKELKQLIENPALTEAFEFGDGKVVMTGIVIEKDAQLVGKNLIEAAQINPKMDFTAVAIQRNGKTLIPRGDTTFKADDHAYFIVHHECLESLTKLAGKEEVEIKNIMVLGGGLIGKQFAKHVQDEYKLTLIEGNKEKCFDLADELHQTMVVHGDGSNVEFLEETGIEEMDAFVAVTGNSETNIISCLVAKNHGVKRTIALVENIDYISLSQDIGIDTLINKKMITINNIFRHVRQGDVEALTSLHGVQSELLEFHVRNTCKILNTPIKKLSFPREAIIAAVIRNGDSFIANGNTEIEEGDRVVVFTMPKAVHKVEAFFK
- a CDS encoding UPF0158 family protein; protein product: MKITEQLTKQLAEFLSAGNICYIHRQTGEVKYFPDTGGYDLADIDEELAEEFKEVEQEIDQYHELKPMPSRDSFKIMEGFAETLPGGELKSALEQALSNRKPFAHFKALIDHSPMRQEWFDFKEKAELEWVADELKWLHEED
- a CDS encoding GAF domain-containing protein → MAESILLTPGATREQTYQELFPQIESVVMGETHLVANLANIAAMLREAFGFFWVGFYTKVEGKDELVLGPFQGPLACTRIPFSKGVCGAAALTQEAQLVPNVNEFPGHIACSSASQSEVVIPVVAEGTTQLVLDVDSDQLDDFTQLDVEELTKIMELVRKQHFVE
- a CDS encoding FAD-dependent protein; its protein translation is MEQGIHEASIKVFPKDLHNADVHRKKIARKIGKHPKAISAFELVRRSIDARKGEPQYVLRFRVATQDAQLSHPTFDLDLQNVSDKKPAYIIGFGPAGMFAAIKLIQRGIKPIVIERGKAVRDRRRDLAQLTKEGKVNPESNYCFGEGGAGTFSDGKLYTRSTKRGNTLEVLNTLVHFGATEEILIETHPHIGTNKLPKIIEAMREQIIACGGEVRFDTKLTDFFVDRGELTGIELNGSERIDTKHVILATGHSARDIFRLLDARGIEIEAKPYALGVRIEHPQPLIDSIQYHCEGPRDENLPAASYSIVHQVADRGVYSFCMCPGGIICPAATEDDEIVVNGWSPSKRNSPFANSGMVVELELKDFAQFGDSPLAGMEFQRAIEQQAYQIGGGLQKAPAARMMDFVQGKVSNNLPDCSYLPGIVPVDLGEVLPSFVRERLQHGFRQMGRRMKGYLTNDAVVVGVESRTSSPVRIPRSRETLTHPAIEGLYPCGEGAGYAGGIMSAAMDGYRCAEALALVFKD